A single genomic interval of Labrus mixtus chromosome 6, fLabMix1.1, whole genome shotgun sequence harbors:
- the LOC132975163 gene encoding zinc finger CCCH domain-containing protein 6, whose translation MASVSLVSSPPAPVLDKNMTDSELAGDEREDGELEDGEIDDEGIGIEEENKEATEATEDKEKEKEKEKTKEKEEKTHRHSRKRYKKTREKRRSKRRRRDRQKHHSPSSSSSSDSYDSDYDRQERPKTRKSQGSNRESDGQSSQHGRDSKGAHGKSPPPPHKSSDFDKYSDYSDDKYDYDEEEEEYEDDMSEYPMSKESQNQGRGRHGREQMKRGNMRGMKQQQFGQRGRGRGSGPGRGRGMLNKNKKLKGKPWGGRGRGRGGDQGMEDMPPEGKNSSGFQKKRPIMSKEFINQHTVEHNGRYICKYFLEGRCIKGEQCKFEHELVIPDKKRELCKFYLQGYCSKGDNCIYMHNEYPCKFFHTGAKCYQGDNCKFSHSALNDVTKELLDKIINTEEENAREDELELEDLRKQGIAPLPKPPPGVGLLPTPGQSSPTDGGASGQAGKKIPSLFEIKVQPTVDLAQKIALSGSNFSQNEGEGGDEFSGGSEETPSGGNVPSATFPSSVPPPGSPGPMGHPTGPAMPQSPPGPPPPPHGFTMPPPPILPSGPPPPFRPNMQRPPFPPPDLQMLQSLFPFPSMGQNPADIFGSFLQNQNMGQQGDPAMAFMQNLQQQMGAESQLQSLPPAVQKAIFLHLTQQQQQTEMNPQGTETLRAEGQDDNSAGRDETTNWYSSDEEDGSCVSSILKTLKKQNEMHQAQSKSPQAAPLAPALGDPRTVKERGPPSDPRTKTDPRQRPPDMKKESDGAADPRLSRDPRKMRQMEPSSYRQPAPRKRSAGDEDEEGERELREKAVLIPLDAGPNAVLRDPRCQLKQFSHIRVDILLQRPAFAQAVIWAPEDLIPSLVPKQEHSINLPLPPLIADAQMNRASLPDHPPVSSPPPTDPRLAAARLKERMSRLSSGSLEARSSAERPADPRQQKTLDPRLKRTGSLDSKLIGQKEPSAGGGGGGGVVDPRLQKVKASSSSHAARAKQEPERLPPYAPRLASSSGGGLESPTTILGGISLYDPRNQSEQQKEQAEPPKKVGILKLPEKKDHNPPQSLSPTQRSDSLEDAKSTDGASDRTNSPPPPPASPVKPPAVHNLPIQALAGLIRPQYTDPRQAKQGGQGSAAQEEAEEKKKEEKKKEEKKKEEKKKEEEKKVEEKKVEEEKKKKEEKEEDEEEKKEEKKKVEEDKDKEEKKEEGEEEAKQGDPEEDADDRTLKDVFKTFDPTASPFCQ comes from the exons ATGGCTTCTGTGAGCCTTGTTTCCAGTCCCCCTGCCCCTGTTCTtgacaaaaacatgacagactCTGAGCTTGCAGGGGATGAAAG ggAGGACGGCGAGCTGGAAGATGGAGAAATAGACGACGAAGGGATCGGGATcgaagaggaaaacaaagaggcGACGGAGGCGACCGAggacaaagagaaggagaaggagaaagagaagaccaaagagaaagaggagaagacgCACAGGCACTCGAGGAAACGATACAAGAAGacgagagagaagaggaggtctAAGAGGAGGAGGCGTGACAGACAGAAA catcactccccctccagcagctccagctCCGACAGCTACGACTCCGACTACGACCGACAGGAAAGGCCCAAAACCAGGAAGAGCCAGGGATCAAACCGCGAGTCCGACGGCCAGTCCTCTCAG CACGGCCGGGATTCAAAGGGAGCACACGGCAAGTCGCCGCCGCCGCCGCACAAGAGCAGCGATTTCGACAAATACAGCGACTACAGCGACGACAAGTACGACtacgacgaggaggaggaagagtacgAGGACGACATGTCGGAGTACCCGATGTCGAAAGAGTCCCAGAATCAGGGAAGGGGACGCCACGGCAGAGAGCAGATGAAGAGAGGAAACATGAGGGggatgaagcagcagcagt tcgggcagagggggaggggcagagGGAGCGGACCGGGAAGAGGACGAGGGATGCTCAACAAGAACAAGAAGCTGAAGGGGAAACCCtggggaggacgaggacgaggtcGGGGAGGAGACCAGGGCATGGAGGACATGCCTCCG GAGGGAAAAAACTCTTCCGGCTTCCAGAAGAAGCGGCCAATCATGAGCAAGGAGTTCATCAACCAGCACACAGTCGAACACAACGGGAGATACATCTGCAAGTATTTCCTGGAGGGCCGATGCATCAAG GGGGAGCAGTGCAAGTTCGAACACGAGCTCGTCATACCAGACAAGAAAAGGGAGCTGTGTAAATTTTATCTCCAAGGTTACTGCAGCAAAGGAGATAACTGCATTTACATGCACA ATGAATACCCGTGCAAGTTCTTTCACACCGGAGCCAAATGTTATCAAGGAGACAACTGCAAGTTCTCCCACTCGGCTTTGAATGACGTCACCAAAGAGCTGCTTGATAAG ATAATTAACACCGAGGAGGAGAACGCGCGGGAGGACGAGTTGGAGCTGGAGGATCTGAGAAAGCAGGGCATCGCCCCGCTTCCCAAGCCGCCTCCCGGGGTGGGTTTGCTGCCGACCCCCGGTCAGAGCAGCCCCACAGACGGAGGAGCCTCGGGCCAGGCGGGGAAGAAGATCCCCTCTCTGTTTGAAATCAAAGTTCAACCCACTGTAGACCTGGCGCAGAAAATTGCTCTGAG CGGATCCAACTTCTCCCAGAATGAAGGCGAAGGCGGCGACGAGTTTAGCGGAGGCTCAGAGGAAACCCCGAGCGGAGGTAATGTGCCTTCGGCCACCTTTCCGTCTTCTGTCCCTCCCCCTGGGTCACCCGGTCCCATGGGTCACCCCACAGGACCCGCCATGCCCCAGAGCCCTCCCGGACCGCCCCCACCACCACACGGATTTACAATGCCGCCGCCGCCGATCCTCCCCTCTGGTCCGCCCCCGCCCTTCAGACCCAACATGCAGAGGCCCCCGTTCCCTCCTCCCGATCTACAGATGCTGCAAAGTCTCTTCCCTTTCCCATCCATGGGGCAGAACCCGGCAGACATCTTTGGAAGTTTTCTCCAAAACCAGAATATGGGTCAACAAGGAG ACCCGGCGATGGCCTTCATGCAGAACCTCCAGCAGCAGATGGGTGCAGAGTCACAGTTGCAGTCTCTACCACCAGCAGTACAGAAAGCCATCTTTTTACACctgacgcagcagcagcagcagacagagatgAATCCACAGGGGACAGAAACACTGAGAGCAGAGGGCCAGGACGATAACAGTGCAGGCAGAG ATGAAACAACAAACTGGTACTCCAGTGACGAGGAAGACGGGAGCTGCGTTTCTTCCATCCTTAAAACTCTCAAGAAGCAGAATGAGATGCATCAGGCTCAGTCCAAGTCCCCCCAGGCCGCTCCGCTGGCTCCAGCTCTCGGTGACCCTCGGACTGTGAAGGAGAGGGGCCCTCCTAGTGATCCCCGAACGAAGACGGACCCACGACAGCGCCCCCCAGATATGAAAAAGGAGTCGGATGGAGCTGCGGACCCTCGGCTCTCCAGAGACCCCCGGAAGATGAGGCAGATGGAGCCGAGCTCCTACCGCCAGCCGGCTCCTAGGAAGCGTTCTGCGGgagacgaggacgaggagggggagagggagctCAGGGAAAAAGCTGTTCTCATCCCGCTCGACGCCGGCCCCAACGCGGTGCTGCGGGACCCCCGGTGCCAGCTGAAGCAGTTCAGCCACATCCGGGTGGACATCCTCCTGCAGCGGCCGGCCTTCGCTCAGGCGGTCATCTGGGCCCCTGAAGATCTCATCCCCTCTTTGGTGCCCAAACAGGAACACTCCATCAACCTGCCCCTCCCTCCCCTGATCGCGGACGCTCAGATGAACCGAGCGAGCCTGCCCGATCACCCACCGGTCTCCAGCCCCCCGCCCACCGACCCCCGACTGGCCGCCGCACGTCTGAAGGAACGCATGAGTCGACTATCCTCTGGATCTCTAGAAGCCAGATCGTCCGCTGAAAGACCTGCAGATCCGCGTCAGCAGAAGACCTTAGACCCCAGACTCAAGCGCACGGGGAGTCTGGATTCAAAGCTGATTGGTCAGAAAGAGCCGagcgcaggaggaggaggaggaggaggagttgtcGACCCGAGGCTACAAAAGGTGAAGGCTAGCTCCTCGTCTCATGCCGCTCGAGCCAAACAAGAGCCCGAGAGGCTGCCGCCGTACGCCCCTCGCCTCGCCTCCTCCTCCGGTGGCGGGCTGGAGAGTCCCACCACCATCCTGGGGGGCATCAGTCTGTACGATCCTCGAAACCAAAGCGAGCAGCAGAAGGAGCAAGCGGAGCCTCCTAAAAAGGTGGGGATTCTGAAACTCCCAGAAAAGAAAGACCACAACCCGCCACAGTCCCTCTCGCCGACGCAAAGGAGCGACTCTTTGGAAGACGCCAAGAGCACAGACGGCGCCTCGGATCGGACCAActcccctcccccgcccccGGCCTCGCCCGTCAAACCCCCCGCGGTTCATAACCTCCCGATCCAAGCTCTGGCCGGGCTGATCCGACCCCAGTACACCGACCCCAGGCAGGCCAAACAAGGAGGGCAAGGCTCTGCGGCacaggaggaggcggaggagaagaagaaggaggagaagaagaaggaggagaagaagaaggaggagaagaagaaggaggaggagaagaaggtggaggagaagaaggtggaggaggagaagaagaagaaggaggagaaagaggaggatgaggaggagaaaaaagaggagaagaagaaggtggaggaggacaaagacaaggaggagaaaaaggaggagggggaggaggaagcaAAACAAGGCGATCCAGAGGAGGACGCAGACGACCGGACTCTCAAAGACGTGTTCAAGACTTTTGATCCCACTGCCTCCCCTTTCTGTCAGTGA
- the LOC132975165 gene encoding fibulin-7, translating to MALSFRRRCLLLLCLTAVQGGHAAVQTCMDKHQVVGVLRQMEKFLKGQEMRFTEGLRIMKSKLATLQNSVSKLPQADQSAAPTACPPLEAPAHGTKFGSKYFVGHEVHFTCSQGYQLAGSATRVCRDNGTWTGVGVVCKDISECASNPCQNGGTCVEGVNQYKCTCPQNWSGSHCQHQTQTAPPEWSVMNDPAFSRRPRCAQVNRAQHCSCDAGFHMSGTSDNSICQDVNECEVYRLDQGGKLCVHECVNVPGSYHCSCPSGYKLLPDGRSCEDVDECLSQQHNCSRGMTCINTGGGFQCVNPECPRSHGNISYVMTSPFQCERNPCPMDSRSCHVAPKTVSFHYLSLTSNLQTPATLFRMATASAPGRTGPDSLRFGIVGGNSRGMFVMQRSDRQTGELILVQQLRGPQEISVDVDMSEYSDRTFQAKHVARVHVMVSPYNF from the exons ATGGCACTGTCTTTCCGACGCAGGTGTTTGCTTTTGCTGTGTTTGACAGCTGTCCAGGGAGGTCATGCTGCCGTTCAG ACCTGCATGGACAAACATCAGGTGGTCGGGGTACTTCGTCAAATGGAGAAGTTCCTGAAAGGCCAGGAGATGAGGTTTACCGAGGGCCTCAGGATCATGAAGTCGAAGCTGGCGACGCTTCAGAACTCTGTGTCCAAGTTACCTCAAGCAGACCAGTCGGCTG CTCCCACCGCTTGCCCTCCTCTGGAAGCCCCTGCTCATGGAACCAAGTTTGGCTCAAAGTACTTTGTCGGACACGAAGTTCATTTCACTTGCTCCCAGGGATACCAACTCGCGGGGTCCGCCACACGTGTGTGCCGGGACAACGGCACCTGGACTGGTGTCGGTGTCGTCTGTAAAG ATATAAGTGAGTGTGCGAGTAATCCCTGCCAGAACGGAGGAACCTGTGTGGAAGGTGTTAACCAGTACAAATGCACCTGCCCCCAGAACTGGAGTGGTTCTCACTGCCAGCACCAAACACAGACAG CCCCACCTGAGTGGAGTGTTATGAATGATCCTGCGTTCAGCCGGAGACCCCGCTGTGCCCAGGTGAACCGAGCCCAACACTGCAGCTGCGATGCCGGCTTCCACATGAGCGGCACGTCCGACAACAGCATCTGTCAGG atgtgaatgagtgtgaagTGTACCGTCTGGACCAAGGAGGGAAGCTGTGTGTCCACGAGTGTGTCAACGTCCCCGGCTCGTACCACTGCTCCTGTCCCAGTGGCTACAAGTTGCTCCCGGATGGGCGGAGCTGTGAGG ATGTGGACGAGTGTTTAAGCCAGCAGCACAACTGCAGCCGAGGCATGACTTGTATCAACACAGGCGGAGGCTTTCAGTGTGTCAACCCGGAGTGTCCCCGCTCTCACGGCAACATCAGCTACGTGATGACGTCTCCTTT cCAGTGTGAGAGAAACCCCTGCCCGATGGACAGCCGCTCCTGCCACGTCGCTCCAAAGACCGTGTCCTTCCACTACCTGTCTCTGACCTCCAACCTGCAGACTCCTGCAACCCTTTTCCGCATGGCGACCGCCTCCGCCCCAGGGCGCACCGGACCCGACAGCCTGCGTTTCGGCATAGTGGGCGGAAACTCTCGAGGCATGTTCGTCATGCAGCGCTCAGACAGACAAACCGGTGAACTCATACTGGTGCAGCAGCTACGGGGGCCGCAGGAGATCAGCGTTGACGTGGACATGTCTGAGTACAGTGACCGCACCTTTCAGGCCAAGCACGTGGCCAGGGTCCATGTCATGGTTTCGCCTTATAACTTCTAA